DNA from Cynocephalus volans isolate mCynVol1 chromosome 2, mCynVol1.pri, whole genome shotgun sequence:
GAAGTGACAGGACAGCAAGCGAGACAGCCATTCCCTTTGCTAAAATAGTTGGCGTACTTCCTGTTCAACTCAAGTTTCTGCAGATCTACCGCGTCAGGATCTTTCAGGGTGAAACAGCCACCTACCTCAACGAATAAgctaaagcaaaaaatgaaattgattgaCTTAAGCGACTGCAAAATCTAGCTCGAGTGGGGGGCTATGTGCTCAGTGTGATCAGATTTTATAcgatttccatctttttgatccTCTCTGACCTCCTCTCTTGTGCGTTGGTTTCATCATCCCACAGGCTCTACCCAACAGGTGACAAAGGTGACCCTTAACAactgaggcagaaaaaaaaagtatcttccTCAAGAGCTGCTGAAAAAGGCCTGGTTATAACTCTCATTGGTCTGGCTCAGGTCACATGCTTTTTCCTGAACCAATCACTGCAGTCAGAGGGATGAAAGCTGCTGATTGGCCAGGTCTGGATCAGGTGCACACTCGTGGAGGTAGGGCCTCAGGACTTCAcaggttgggagggaggggttCTGCCCCACTGGTCACCAGCTATAGTTGGAAGAAGAGGGAACAGATCCTGTGCAGCCAAATACAGCCAGTGTACTCTGTCACCACCATGGGATGTCCAGAGCTCTCTCCAACATCTCCAAGGATTCTCCTGATCGTCACTTCTTGCTCAGAACTTCTCCTATATCTTTTCCTGTCTCCTTTGGTGGTTTCAACACTCCTAAGGCTGCAGCTCTGTTGCTTGCCTGAGTCACCCTAGACACGGACACAATCCACTTCCTTTATTCCCCAACGCAGCCCTAATTTAATGTGATGTTGTGTATAATCGTCTTTTACTGAAGTTTCAGAGATGGGTTGTGTTTGGAATCACAGAACAGCATAGGAAGCTACAGCAACCCAAATACTAGACACTACTGACTGTGCATCTTGTGAGCCTTCTGATGCCATGATGCTGGGATCAGTTTCCTCCCAACCCAGCCTTCCCCCACCTCTGGTGTCATCCTCTTCTTTCAAAGTCCCCACCATGTGCTTCTCAGGTACCAAGTGAAAATCAGAATTACGATGATTTTATTATGCAGAGCAATTGAGCTCTTTGCCTTCAACTCCTATTCCAGACTGTGCTCTGGGCTTTGCCTTTACAACCAAAAAGGGTGCTAAAGTATTTTCCTAAATCACAGTAAGAAACCACTTTTTCCTAAGTTAAAATTGGCACCTcccaatgcaaatcaaaaccacaatgaaatacaacTTCATATGCTTTAGGATgactataatattttttttaaatggaaaataacaagtgttggtaaggatgtggagaaattggaacccttgagCATTGCTGGTGGCAGTGTCAGgtggtgcagccactatgaaaaacagtttggtggtttctcaaaaggttaaatatAGAACtattatatgacccagcaattccattcctaggtatatatccaaaaacaTTGAAAATGGAGACTCAAACTAATATTTATACacgaatgttcataacagcattattcacaaaatgtagaaacaacccaagcatccatcagcagatgaatggataaataaaatatgcatgtaCACATAATGGAGTACTATTCAACCACAAAAAGGAGTGAAATGTTGAAATATGCAACAAAATgaatggaccttgaaaacattatgcttagtgaaataagccaagcacagaacaaatattatataattccacttagatgaggtacctagaatagtcaaattcatagagacaaagtagaatgtAGGTTAACAGAGGCTGGGGAGTAAGAGGGAAAGGAGACTCATTGTTTAATGAGAATTTTTCTTGGGGATAATAGGCACAGAATTTTTCTTGGGGATAATAGGAAGGTTTGGGGTatagatagtagtgatggttacacagcattgtgaacaTATTTCATGccattaaactgtacacttacaaatggttaaaatgataaatattatgttatgtatatttttcccACAATATTGATTAATTACCTAATTGGCCCCTCCAAAAGAATTCTCCATTTTTGCGTTTTCTGTagggaaaaaaaactataaatgtaaGTGTATCACCTGAAATGTAGTGACTTGGATATGCACAAATAAGTGCTGCAGTGTACAATCATGCAAGTATTCATTacacaagcatttattgagtatccaCTGTGTGCAAAGCACACACTATGCTAGAAGCTGAGGGAAGAAGTTTACAAAGATTAATGAGTTTCAGATTGTGTTCTGAAGGTAGGGtttccagatttagcaaataaaaatacaggttgcccagttatatttgaatttcaaataaacaacaaatatgaTATCCTGTGTAATATTCGGAATGGACTTTTACTAAATATTATTCATCGtttatctgaagttcaaatttaactgggtgtcctgcaACCTTGATAGAAGAAGTTTATAGTCCAGTTGGGAGATAAGAGATGTTCAGGATGCAAGGTGCAATGAGCCAAGCATCAAAAGGTCTTCACACTTAATTCTGAATGGTCCACTATTTTAGGAGTGTACTAATATATGCGAAGTGATTAAGTGAAGAAAACAGgctgttttccatatttttattgtttttcttcctccctcaacTCTTTTTGACAAACATGTTTCTCTATTACTTACTCAATATTATTGCTCCACAtactctcaacaaatatttgaggacACAACTCTGTTCCAGGCACCAGGTACAGAATGGTGAACCAGATATtgtccctgccttcatgaatttCACAGTTAAGTCAGGGAGACAGacaacaatggaaaaaatgaaaaaacaaaatacagataGTGATGAGAACTATACAGAAGGGAAGACAAGGGCTGTGAAGATGAATGATTGTGGAGGCTACTTTGAGGGATCAGGGAAAGGCACTCTAAGGAGTAGACTGTTCAGGCTGAGGCCTCAGTAGTGTGCAGAGGCCTGCCACATATAATTCTCAAGGAAGAGCATTGATGGCAAAGGGAACAGCAAAAATCGTGAAGTGGGAACAGAAAGAAGGCCCAAGTACCTAGAGTATAATTACATACAGAATATTCTCTTTAAACAATTTCTTAtcctcctttcatttcttttattgagAGAGTTTGAATGGGAAATAGCTAAATGAGGGGCAGCAGAAGAAGACAAATCTAGGCATTTCAATAATCCACAAACTATTAGATTACATGATTTCTAGGATCCATTCCAAACCCACTCCTCTAAGACATATTTCCCAGGGTAATATTAATAgctaaaatatatattacttacAACACGTGATATGAGTTACATGCATGATCTCATTCAGTCCTCTAACAACTCAGAGGTCAATTCTCTtactatcatccccattttctAGATACAGACACTCAGGTAATGTGGTAGGCAGCAAGTCTGGGATTAGAAGCCTTGTCATTATGTTCTACTACCTCCTTCTACTTTTAAAGACATCGGAAACTCCCAGATATTAGTGTGAACTGATTGATCCACCAGGAAAAATCTCTGAGAGAAGCTGATGAGTCAGGGCCCTGATCTTGTCTAAAGAGAAACTTTCTGGTTCCTCTTTTCAGGAAGAGTTTCCTTTCATGCCCTACATTCCACCAGTTTCCAGGGCCAGAGCTCTACAAAGGAAATCCACCAGCCTGATGGGAATGTGCCTCCTTGATGCCTAAACTCAGCACCCTGttgttatcatttttctttatatcattTATCACAATTTTGGATTATATAATTCTCTTTGTGATTGTTGAATATCCGTCTTCCTAACTAGACTGGAAGTTACATGAGAGCAGGGGAGTAGTAggcacttaattttttaaataagtgaagACACTCTCTTTTGGGATCTCATGAGTTTGGGTATAACCATCTAGAGTTGATAGACTGCTTTCCATGTCTTCTTTGCATCGCACATCCATTGTGAGATAGATATTACCAATACCACTATTTCCGGACTCAGGTCTGGCTGCTCGcccccttgaaaaggaaagaaaaaaaactcaaaagtcaaatggttggtgttagaaaagcagatgcattcagctgaaggagatggcaggctattccatctcaaagatttacatttactgaggggtttttaaaggaaggcttgagggaatggaatgtgggaggtgaaaagcaggagagcaggagatgtgagttacgaagggtccatttctatgggtcaggtacaaggtcttgccaaggccttatctggtttctgttctcatctttgctgttatctcaggaccctgcaagattttgatttgcgccagtgtacttggctggtgcccaaggtcagcttcagacgtttggccttgatcacttctcaaaactctacaagtctcaaagaaagaaatgttagctttgcaaagtactaattagcttcctagccttgttttcctacttaggagcgagataagaaagtcgggggatgggaagcaagagtggagagaaaaaaactgtcctttttaaaatcctccccAACCCCTCAGCCCatgcagctttaggtcccaacatggcttcagtcctgctcagtCCAGCACCACTTCAACTCAAGCCTTAACAATGAGGTGAGGCAGTGTTTGAGATGGTAAAGCCTCTGGATTCTGAAGTACACTTGGGTCAAACTCCACTTACTATGTGTAGCGTTTGGCCAAACACGTAACTAagctcattttcctcatttattcagcaaacattcattaaataaaatacgCTACCATTCTAGTCTCTGGGACAGAGCAGTGAGTGAGAACAAAATCGCTGCTCTCGTGGACCTTACATTCTGGGAAGGATGGAAAGTGCTTAGAAAATTACAAGATGTATGTTAAATGTATAAAGTAAATGGTGATGAGTTTAAGGGGAGTGCGGGGAATAAAAGAGAGAACGAGGGTAGGGAGTGTGTATattgagggagagggagggttgCAATTTTCTAAAAGGATGTCCAGTTAAGGGCTCCCTGAGAAAATggcatttgtaaaatgaaaatagtgtCTATTTCTCAAGCCTGTGTGAAGATTGAATAAGAAAATGCACGGATtcgttaaaaaacaaaacaacaacaacaacaacaaaaaaccttcgATAGGTCCAAAATGGACCTACCAGACCTCTACAGAAAGAAGCCCGCCTACAGCCCAATGGATGGGGGAACGTTAGTCATAGCGGAACGGTAATCGCGGTGGAAAGTTGCCCCAAACGGAACGTTAATCGAAGAAGAAACATTGGCTATAGAGGAACATTAATTCGAGACAAACCTTGGGCACAGGGGGAACTTCTTCCGGGGCCGTACAGTTACCCTAGCAACGACGTGCGCCCGCCTGGCGGAGGCAGGGACGGAAGTATGCAGGGAGAGATGGGCGGAGCTTGCGGCGGAAGGGGTCTCTCGGCCACCACAGACCGGAGAAGATGCTGCCTctgttgtggtggtggctgtgccTCGGCCTGTGCAGCCTCCTGGTGGGTCAGGCGGAGGCCCCGAGCCCTGTGGAGCCGCCGGAACGGAGCCGGCCGTACGCGGTGCTGCGCGGGCAGAATTTGGGTGAGCGGCCGCAGGCTGGCGGGCGGCGGAATCAGGCCTGCGTTTCTGTCGCTCCGAGCAGCCGGAGATTGGCCCGCGCGGGGCTGGCGGGGGCGGAGGCGATGTGTGAGGGCTGGGGGTGCAGGTGGGGCCTCTCAGGGAGTCCCCCTCTCCGAAGGCCTGGGCTTTACCgctcagcacagggcctggtacCCAGTAGGCTGTCGGTATGAGCTTGTTGCACGTGAGTGAACTGGGATCGGGAGACCTGGGTCTGCTCCTCTCTGGCTGTGTGGGCACAGGCTAAGCGACAAGGCGCATCATATACCCCATCCCCTCTTCTTTCCTAAAGGGaccaatttattgcttacagtttcggaggctgggaagtccaaagtccagggaacacatctcgtgagggtcttccttggtggtggcttcagtgacacagggtatcacattgcgagatggcagaaacagagagagagagagactttaacctgctcttcaaggttccacctttcaattatcataataggatttctacTGACGACCGtttcagtggggattaagcttcagtggcTTTGGGGAGCCATTCAATCCATTGCAGGAGGATTtcttcagcacacacacatacatatacatacatatgcgtATACATGGCACTGGAAGGAGCTCTGGAGCTTAAAGCTTGGGGAACTTCACAATAATTCTCACCCTGTCCTGCCAAAGCTCTCCCTTCCCACTGCTCCTCATTAGTACATCTCTGTATCTACAAAGTAGCCACATAGTATCATTTCTGGATTATCTTAACTCTAGATGAACTCAGTGCCTGCCATGTATTGAACCACTTACTGTGTACCTAGCACTCTGCTAAGTAGTTTCCACACATCCCGCTTAATCCTTCAGAACAGGGTTTTGAATCTAGGTACTACTCTCATGTTggatcaaatgattttttttttagggggaGGGGGCTTATCTTgagcactgtaggatgtttagcagcatccccagCATTTATCttctagatgccagtagcactccccAGCCCCAGTCGAGATAATCAAGACGTCTGCAGACATTACCACATGTCCACTAGGGGCAAAATCCccatggttgagaaccactgttggAGAACAGTACTACTCAGAGGGTGATCTGCATACCCTTTGTAATGTGGGTCTGCAAACTATATGTTACCTGCAAAGAGATGGCCATAGAAATTGAGAATTCAAAACTTAACAATTTCACATTATTGCAACATCCACACAAGTAGAGACAAGTTCTAGGTGTCCCTGAACTGGAATCCTTTTCAGACGAAGGGAGCTGCTTACTAGTCATACACAGTAGTTGTCTGAGACAGACTAGAAATTATAAGaactaggttttgttttgttttgtttttaccacagatagtttgagaaacactgccctaGACAATCCTACGCAGTgggtatttttatttccatttttacagaagaggaaacacagAGAGGTTGGGTGGCTTTTGTAAGATCACATAGTCTGTCAATGGGAACCCGGATGATCTGACCCTAACCCCtgaattcttttatctttttttttttttcttttggtggatGTCTAGTATGGGCATCCAAACCGTTGACCcgggtgttacaaggctgcactctcaCTAAGTGAACTAACCATGAGCCTTCTGGCCTTGATCACTGTGCTTTGCTGCCCGTCTTGGTCATCATAATGGCTGTTCGTTCATCATATGCTTATTTACATACAGCACTGTGTTTGCACTTCTTGAAGGTAACCATATTTAGGCCTCAAGAAACCCTTGTGAGGTGGGTTTCATCTGTCCCATTTTGTGGATGCACAAAATGAGACTCACTTATGGGAAGTGTCCTTAAGGATGGACAAAAATAGTCTTTAAAGGTTCTGCCTGGACCTGCCTTTCAGGCAACTGATACCATGTGCAAGGTGCAGGGAGAGGTAAAAAGATGAAGAGTGGGAGAATTTATCAAGCCCCAAATGGATAGCTATCCAAATGGATATCATGTACCTAAAAACTCATggttttaagcttttttttttttttttttttttaagtagattttCATTCCCCGATTCCAGTCCCCTGCATTCCTCCTTTAGGAGTTTTTTTAAAGAGCCCTTCCAAATGCAAGAAAATGGTTTAAAGGCATAAAGTAACTTTAAGTCCAACAGTAGTCAGAACCTTAGAAACTCAGAATTCAGGACTTTTGAAAATTAGGGCACATATTTAGTTAACAAGGCTACTTTGAGATATGACATTTAGCTCATGTGAGTCATAGATTTTAACAAAGaccttaaaattatttctggccTTTTGGAGTTATGACACACTGTCTTtgtcactttttctttcctctccctccctcaccaaAAAAAGATAATCTTTCTATAGTTATTAGATAATAACTGGATTGAGCATAGAGGGTGGGGTAAAGGGGTCACATATACTCCAAaattgttgatttaaaaaaaaagctatggTCAAATCTTGGTTTTTCAAAGGGACAGTAACCAGACTGGAGAACAACCATGGTTAGGCCCCAGTGAGACCTACAGCTGATTACTCAAGCTGAGCACCTGGTGGTATAGGATGATAAGGACCTGGGCTTTAAACTACTAACATAACCAGTAACCTGCCAGAAGGCTTATTTATTCAACAGCAGCAGTGATGTGGAATCTTGTTTCTGTGACTATCAGAGATCTTGGGCAGCATTCAAAATGTTACCTTTAACAAGCAAATATACATTTATGTGTATCTGTGAGTATGTAGGTCCCATTTCTCATCTGAGGACCTTGAAAATTTTAGGTGTGAGATTTACTCTCAAAAACATAAGAGGTTTGTGTAGttagttaattgtttctttggtcAGAAGATTCTCATCTAGACACTGAAATACTTGATTCTTTATTAAATCTCCAGATCTTATTAATGGCTTAAAAGACATTGTTGGACTCCCTGCTTCTATTCTTCTCCcccttctccacacagcagctaGAGGGATCTTTTTTCCCAACTGAATCTCAATTGATTGATCATGTCACTGTCACTGAGTGACAGATCATGTCATTCTTTGTCTACAGCCCTCCAATGGCTTCTCTTtaaacttagaataaaatccttGTTTCCTTCATGGAGTCCAAGGCCCTGCATGGACCATTTCCAGCCTTCCTCTCTGGCTTCATTTCCTGCTGCTCTTCCTTCACTCCTTCCATGCGtgcctcctttctgttcactgaACCTTCTGGGCTTGTTCTGACCACAGGGCTCTTCCTTGGCTGATCCTTGGGCCTTCAGCACTTGCCCTGCAGAGCTCCACAGGGCCAGCTTCTTCCTTTTGTTAAGGTCTCAGCTTGTGTGTCACCTCCTCAGATGCTTCCTCTACCACCCTAGCTTCTGTTGCCTCTTTCCCCTCCATCACACTGTTTTCTTCACAGCATATCAAGCTATGTGAAATGCTCCCTGTTGATGTTTCTCTCTTCCACATACATGGAGATGACTCAAGAGAGAGTTTGTTCATGGCTGTTTCCCCTGCACCTGACACAGTGCCTTGAATCAAGTGGCATTTGGTAAATCTTatcaatgaatggatgaattaCAGGGTCTGGAGCTGCTGTTAGGAGGTAACCTGTTTTCTCTTTGTAGTGTTGATGGGAACCATTTTCAGCATCCTGCTGGTGACCATCATCCTTATGGCATTTTGTGTCTACAAGCCCATTCGACGTCGGTGACAGCTGAGCAAGCACGTTCTTCCACACGTATCTGGGAACAGGATAAATTGTGTTGCAAACAGGCCATTGGAGAAGCTGGATTCAGAACTTTCCTATTTGGAAGTGACCTTTGGTCTGGACAATTGGTAAATGctaaatgatttagaaaaaaacatcaactagcaattatttttttcctaacacTGTAATGCAAATAATTTGCCATTGAGTCTACTTatcaatgtttctttttatatctggCTGTACTTGTTAAAAGTAAGACCTGAGGCTCCAAGGTTCAGTGTAAAGAAGAAGTGCtcatgagaaagaaaacatggaaacaCTGCGAGTATTTGTAAAAGAACCACACTGGAAGGGACTACTCATTAATGCTTGAAATAGTAATAAGAGGAAGACAGTGTAGACATTCCCTACTTAAGAACCATTTGGTCACAATGTGTTAACCATCACAAATGTTTTTCATTATATTGAGTTGACATAGAATGCTAGAATGACTTTTGGTTACAAAAGTCAGATGTGACCGTTGCTTCTTACCTGCATCTGGCTGTGCACTCAGATGCCCGCACTGAAGTCAGGGTCACATGAGTTAGGCCCGTTACCACGTGCAACCTTGGCCTGGAAGGCTCTGGGGTTGGACCAAAATGTGACTAGTCGGCCCATCTGAAAAAGATCTCCGTCCTGCACAAATACATTGATCTCCCTTGTACTGCACTTAAGCCTTTCCAGCCCATGGCCTAAAACTTCTGGTagcttttcagattttgaatcTGAGAAACTCACCAGGAGCTCCTTTTCAGCCCTGGGTAGGGAGGGCTCAACCAGCAGAAGTGCACGTTCACTGTGTTGGGCTGGTGTGTGTTTACACAAATTTAATCTCAACTTTGAAAATGCTGCTATTAGTTTGCACTGTTGGTGAACTGGATTTTTCCCCCCCACTGAAATACTTTTGTACTTAAAAAATGGTTgtcagtatttattttaaaggagctagatttttttgttattaaattaaaatgcttaTCTTGTGCTCCAAGCACAGCactgatcttttatttttttttaaacaacctgCATTTAATGTGAAATAACTGATATGGGATACTGTAACTGACCTAAGAATTTTGTTTGTAGCCTTATAACTTAGAGCCATTGAAATGTTCACTGTTCTGTGCTTTTGagcaaaatgttaattaaaattgAAGTAAAATCCTACATGCTGTTTTACTCCTAGTAATTTTTTCCCTAGTGTTTAAAATGAAGGGGTGTTTGAATCTGATCTGATCTCTTAAGGAAGCACTGTGAAATGGAACTTTCAATTAATATGTGAAATAACACTGTTGCCCTAAGGCAAGGTATTGATTATATCAGAAAACTGAGCCATAATTAAACTGTCAGGTTGGCCAGGGGTCAGGAGACCTGGATTCCTGTCATAGTTCCAGTTACAAACAGGCTTAACTCCtccagagcctcagttttttcatctgtaaaatggtgatataCATACTTTCTTAATTGTTCTGAAGATCCAATCACGTAAAAACTAATACAGATGTAAATGGAATCACCACAGTTGTCCTGTCCCACAGAAGTTTGTGGTTATTGAC
Protein-coding regions in this window:
- the C2H12orf76 gene encoding uncharacterized protein C12orf76 homolog encodes the protein MLPLLWWWLCLGLCSLLVGQAEAPSPVEPPERSRPYAVLRGQNLVLMGTIFSILLVTIILMAFCVYKPIRRR